In Oncorhynchus nerka isolate Pitt River linkage group LG26, Oner_Uvic_2.0, whole genome shotgun sequence, one DNA window encodes the following:
- the LOC135559588 gene encoding caskin-2-like isoform X5 yields the protein MRPLHYAAWQGKADSVLMLLRAGAGVNGVSQDGHIPLHLAAQYGHYDVSEMLLQHQSNPCLINKTKKTPLDLACEFGRVKVAQLLLSSNMVVALLEGNSKEPADSGFNTPLHLAARNGHKDIIRLLLKAGIDINRATKAGTALHEAALYGKTEVVRQLLEAGIDVNIRNTYNQTALDMVNQFTTSHASKDIKQLLRDATGVLQVRALKDYWNIHDPTALNIQAGDVIMVLEQHMDGRWKGHIHDSQRGTDRVGYFPPNIVEVISRRSGGTLSRHASLPTQRHQLLSRAPLSSSLSSAPQTDDSYTLYTPNNPHMALPHAIGLSANPGRPPSSLSQPGCPLEDIWVLRNSHTAAGDRNSVGSTGSVGSTRSAGSGQSTESNTALNGQHHQTTALPDTAKPAPSAGDSGQPVPNKQPDLTAVVLGAPRRPMVNILRPGEQQFVSPQFVRPQQLLEGKDAEAIYQWLSDFQLEQYTGNFITAGYDVPTISRMTPEDLTAIGVTKPGHRKKISIEIGNLSIPEWLPEYIPAGLGEWLSTIGLPQYQRKLSENGYDSISIVRDLTWEDLQEIGITKLGHQKKMMLAVKKLCDIQRAILAAESVQGTLRRKPPGALHLVTIEPPDSASDCPSPHTPKMLTFQDSELSAELQTAMSSHYQEGPAIKSAVGMSRSQESIDARSRGSGRSQDPPTASITPHSRSQESLGGSSTSTSLSADSSPAKERNIPEGWDQRSILQQQQLPKQVPLGAATVFQYPAIPAKPKGPGSHSLGSSPQGSPAQRGFSYLHSHCGSTDVGHGSPTKPLAHTYHAMTLAPPKKRSQSLTRYALSDGEPDEEDDDLAPPSSTLESYATLTRRPGRSQLAGMQITPVKYGTVGRSQSFAVRARKKGPPPAPPKRLSSVSSSPSVGSTENMAPSPGGVETDSPGSVRSIAACLEASTEGKSLSRPRLDLLQPEPPLPSLNPSGLEPREASAGMRRRVQSECAPAQTDIPDHYPDPERGVKSDSEEEEPKAPGLDGSSSPHNSSSECIPFAEEGNLTIKQRPKVGGPPRAESTVEIPADKNRPTKTALEVPEFNLKESDTVKRRYKPKDHAGSSPTSDSEGQIGSDSSPGSRPQSQSCEEVSLVSLRISEASLEGLENLAVTGTPLKPPVSPKPHSSHGPPVTAPKPSRHSLAAATAIVPPTMTVNVVQSLAFSAPPSPTPSRCPPAPGLQCQAAQTGKPQVCVVGPGPGVESGPGLEVVQQQRLEQTSTSLEAALQAVERKLTQEDSTDGGSNTVKSAGNILDDIGNMFDDLADQLDAMLD from the exons atgCGTCCGCTCCACTATGCAGCATGGCAGGGCAAGGCTGACTCTGTCCTTATGCTGCTGCGGGCCGGAGCTGGAGTCAATGGGGTCTCACAGGATGGACACATCCCCCTGCACCTGGCCGCACAGTACGGACACTATGACGTG tcTGAGATGCTGCTGCAGCATCAGTCCAACCCCTGTCTGATCAACAAAACCAAGAAGACCCCCCTAGACCTGGCCTGTGAGTTCGGTAGAGTCAAG GTTGCTCAGCTGTTGTTGAGCAGTAACATGGTGGTGGCTCTGTTAGAGGGTAATAGTAAGGAACCTGCAGACTCAGGCTTTAACACTCCGCTGCACCTCGCCGCACGCAACGGACACAAGGACATCATCCG GTTGCTGCTGAAAGCGGGCATCGACATCAACAGGGCCACTAAGGCTGGCACTGCCCTGCACGAGGCTGCCCTCTACGGCAAGACGGAGGTGGTCAGACAGCTGCTAGAG GCTGGTATAGACGTGAACATCCGTAACACGTACAACCAGACAGCCCTGGACATGGTGAACCAGTTCACCACCTCCCACGCCAGCAAGGACATTAAGCAGCTCCTACGAG ATGCTACAGGTGTCCTGCAGGTGAGAGCTCTGAAAGACTACTGGAACATCCACGACCCCACTGCTCTCAACATCCAGGCCGGGGATGTCATCATG GTCCTAGAGCAGCACATGGACGGGCGCTGGAAGGGGCACATCCACGACAGCCAGAGGGGCACCGACCGGGTGGGCTACTTCCCGCCGAACATTGTGGAGGTCATCAGCAGACGCTCAG GGGGCACCCTGTCCCGGCATGCCTCTCTGCCCACCCAGCGCCACCAGCTCCTCTCCAGAgcccccctctcctccagcctGAGCTCAGCCCCTCAGACCGACGACTcctacacactgtacacccccaACAATCCCCACATGGCCCTCCCCCACGCCATCGGCCTCAGCGCCAACccag GTCGGCCTCCcagcagcctctctcagcctggtTGTCCCCTGGAGGACATCTGGGTGCTCAGGAACTCACACACCGCGG CAGGTGACAGGAACAGTGTAGGGAGTACGGGCAGTGTGGGCAGCACCCGTAGTGCTGGGAGTGGACAGAGCACAGAGAGTAACACTGCTCTCAACGGACAACACCACCAGACCACCGCACTCCCAGACACAGCCAAA CCAGCGCCCTCTGCTGGTGACTCAGGGCAACCAGTCCCCAATAAACAGCCTGACCTGACTGCAG TGGTTCTGGGTGCTCCTCGGAGACCGATGGTGAACATACTGAGACCAGGGGAACAGCAGTTTGTCTCCCCGCAGTTTGTACGTCCTCAGCAGCTACTGGAGGGCAAG GATGCAGAGGCCATCTACCAGTGGCTGAGTGACTTCCAGTTGGAGCAGTACACTGGGAACTTCATCACGGCCGGCTACGACGTCCCCACCATCAGCAGGATGACCCCAGAGGACCTGACGGCCATCGGCGTCACCAAGCCAGGCCACCGCAAGAAGATCTCAATCGAGATAGGAAACCTCAGCATCCCCGAGTGGCTGCCTGAATACATCCCG GCAGGCCTGGGGGAGTGGCTGAGTACCATAGGCCTGCCTCAGTACCAAAGGAAGCTGTCAGAGAACGGCTATGACTCCATCAGCATCGTACGGGACCTGACCTGGGAGGACCTGCAGGAGATAGGCATCACCAAGCTGGGCCACCAGAAGAAGATGATGCTGGCCGTGAAGAAGCTGTGTGACATCCAGAGGGCCATCCTGGCTGCAGAATCTGTCCAGGGCACGTTGCGCCGCAAGCCCCCTGGAGCCCTTCACCTGGTCACCATTGAGCCCCCTGACAGCGCCTCCGACTGCCCCTCGCCCCACACCCCCAAGATGCTGACCTTCCAGGACAGCGAGCTGAGCGCTGAGCTGCAGACAGCCATGTCCAGCCACTACCAGGAGGGCCCGGCCATCAAGAGTGCCGTGGGCATGTCTCGGAGCCAAGAGAGCATCGACGCCCGGTCCAGGGGCTCAGGGCGCTCCCAGGACCCCCCCACGGCCTCCATCACTCCCCACAGCCGCTCACAGGAGAGCCTAGGGGGCAGCAGTACCTCCACCAGCCTCAGTGCTGACAGCAGCCCTGCCAAGGAGAGGAACATTCCAGAAGGCTGGGACCAGAGGTCCATACTACAGCAGCAGCAGCTTCCCAAGCAGGTCCCCCTGGGGGCAGCCACCGTGTTCCAGTACCCAGCCATCCCAGCCAAGCCTAAAGGCCCTGGGTCTCACTCCCTAGGCTCCTCTCCCCAGGGCTCCCCGGCCCAGAGGGGCTTCAGCTACCTCCACTCCCACTGTGGCAGCACCGACGTGGGCCACGGCTCGCCCACCAAGCCCTTGGCACACACCTACCACGCCATGACCCTGGCCCCGCCTAAgaagcgcagccagagcctgacACGCTATGCCCTGTCAGACGGCGAACCAGACGAAGAGGATGACGACTTGGCTCCGCCCTCTAGCACCCTAGAGTCCTACGCCACCCTGACCCGCCGGCCCGGACGCAGCCAGCTGGCAGGCATGCAGATCACACCCGTAAAGTACGGCACTGTGGGACGTAGCCAGTCCTTTGCCGTGCGCGCTCGTAAAAAGGGTCCCCCTCCAGCCCCGCCCAAGAGACTGAGCTCGGTGAGCAGCAGCCCCAGCGTTGGGTCCACTGAGAATATGGCGCCCTCTCCTGGGGGGGTGGAGACAGACAGTCCAGGGAGCGTGAGGAGCATCGCAGCCTGTCTGGAGGCCTCCACTGAGGGGAAGAGCCTGTCCAGGCCCAGGCTGGACCTCCTCCAACCAgagcctcccctccccagcctcaACCCCTCAGGACTGGAGCCCAGAGAGGCCTCTgcagggatgaggaggagggtgcAGAGCGAATGTGCTCCAGCCCAAACCGACATCCCAGACCATTACCCAGACCCAGAGCGAGGGGTGAAGTCAGACTCTGAGGAGGAGGAACCTAAGGCACCGGGTTTGGATGGCTCCTCATCCCCTCACAATAGCTCCAGCGAGTGTATCCCCTTCGCCGAGGAGGGCAACCTCACCATCAAGCAGAGGCCCAAGGTGGGAGGGCCGCCCAGGGCCGAGAGCACTGTGGAGATCCCGGCAGACAAGAACCGGCCTACCAAGACAGCCCTGGAGGTGCCTGAGTTTAACCTGAAGGAGTCAGACACTGTGAAGCGGAGATACAAGCCTAAAGACCATGCTGGCAGCTCTCCCACCAGTGACAGTGAGGGCCAGATAGGGTCAGACTCCAGTCCAGGCAGCAGGCCCCAGTCCCAAAGCTGTGAGGAGGTGAGTCTGGTCAGTCTGAGGATCAGTGAGGCCAGTCTGGAGGGGCTGGAGAACCTAGCAGTGACAGGCACACCCCTCAAACCCCCCGTCTCCCCCAAGCCTCACAGCTCCCACGGACCCCCCGTCACAGCCCCAAAACCGTCCCGACACAGTCTGGCTGCTGCTACAG CCATAGTGCCGCCCACTATGACTGTCAACGTGGTACAAAGTCTTGCCTTCTCAGCCCCACCATCACCCACACCCAGCCGGTGTCCCCCAGCCCCAGGGCTTCAGTGCCAGGCAGCCCAGACAGGCAAGCCCCAGGTCTGTGTGGTCGGCCCAGGCCCAGGGGTAGAGTCTGGCCCGGGGTTAGAGGTGGTGCAGCAACAGAGGCTGGAGCAGACCAGCACCTCTCTGGAGGCAGCACTGCAGGCTGTGGAGAGAAAACTCACCCAGGAGGACAGCACTGACGG TGGGTCGAACACAGTGAAGTCAGCGGGCAACATTCTGGATGACATTGGCAACATGTTTGATGACCTTGCTGACCAGCTAGATGCCATGCTGGACTAA